A genomic stretch from Clavelina lepadiformis chromosome 5, kaClaLepa1.1, whole genome shotgun sequence includes:
- the LOC143460291 gene encoding uncharacterized protein LOC143460291, producing MTRNAKTRARRGEKCGRRSRKQPAESHVVQRPNAAIRERERLKIFNESLEALQKVIPIRLPEGRKLHKKQTLQLACRYIKFLRDCLDGKRDWDDRRRFWCGTDEDHMIDAIDTAAAANGMESGAPKTSNPDRLTFKCTPKQRSSPRLDKERCRIECSEKTNNVIKTAGLTPTSSSVSTERATIHGDGFNIPWHLDMNNLQSGTLRNALAQDSDGFKVSLQTSDTHLDHKINVQLSACPTQTALPSFPYYTGNLCFDNQPGASGKGLPRITNSYSAPGAGNPILEKFQTPRRVPPIVLVAPPQGSGINPAEIDPPVDTTRDSAVPSTKYQASSGSDFMKMPLLGGSPSRCYGDDDFNAVWTDIDEIIRKNES from the exons ATGACGCGGAACGCAAAGACAAGAGCACGTAGAGGCGAAAAGTGCGGACGCAGAAGCCGAAAACAACCCGCTGAAAGCCATGTCGTGCAGAGGCCAAACGCGGCAATACGGGAACGGGAAAGATTGAAAATCTTTAACGAATCTCTGGAGGCTTTGCAGAAAGTCATTCCAATACGACTACCTGAAGGAAGAAAGCTTCACAAGAAGCAAACATTGCAG TTGGCATGTCGGTACATTAAGTTTTTACGGGATTGCTTGGACGGCAAACGCGATTGGGATGACAGGCGAAGATTCTGGTGCGGAACAGACGAAGATCACATGATCGACGCAATTGACACGGCTGCTGCAGCTAATGGAATGGAGTCTGGAGCGCCAAAGACCAGTAACCCTGATCGCCTTACGTTCAAATGCACGCCAAAGCAGCGTAGTAGCCCAAGGTTGGACAAAGAACGGTGCAGGATCGAGTGTTCCGAGAAAACCAATAACGTCATAAAGACAGCGGGATTAACACCTACGTCGTCTTCGGTGTCTACTGAACGGGCTACGATTCACGGTGACGGATTTAACATTCCATGGCACTTAGATATGAACAATTTGCAGAGTGGCACTTTAAGGAATGCCCTTGCTCAAGATTCTGACGGTTTTAAAGTCAGCTTACAGACTTCTGACACACATTTAGATCACAAGATAAACGTTCAGCTTTCCGCATGTCCTACACAAACCGCGTTACCGTCTTTTCCATACTATACCGGTAATCTCTGCTTTGATAACCAACCGGGTGCATCAGGAAAAGGACTTCCGCGGATAACAAACAGTTACTCGGCTCCTGGCGCAGGAAACCCAATACTGGAAAAATTTCAGACACCACGTCGGGTCCCTCCGATCGTCTTAGTGGCGCCGCCCCAAGGTAGTGGAATAAATCCCGCAGAAATTGATCCTCCCGTGGACACAACCAGGGATTCGGCGGTGCCCTCGACGAAGTACCAAGCAAGCAGCGGGAGTGATTTCATGAAAATGCCTTTGCTTGGAGGTTCTCCGTCCCGCTGTTACGGCGATGATGATTTCAACGCAGTTTGGACCGATATTGATGAGATCATTCGCAAGAACGAATCTTAG